One genomic region from Frateuria soli encodes:
- a CDS encoding phosphoribosyltransferase family protein has protein sequence MMKRFPSSTSRRYADRDDAGRQLAEALADFRGQRPLVLAIPRGGVPVGRIVADALDGDLDVVLVRKLGSPINCEVAIGAVDEQGRVQLTASAGVAGAGMSYVRAEAARQLATIRKRRAAYSPGRHPADPTGRVVIVVDDGLATGATMRAALAAVRRQHPALLVAAVPVAAPESLAELEDLADRVVCLLAPAHFRAVGAFYGEFEPVDDTDVLHLLSAPPRADAGLPVPQAVTFDLPDACLPGDLAMPPDARGLVIFAHGSGADRDSPRDRCLAHLLQRSGMGTLLFDMLTPEEVISPAAVFDIAALADRLAAVVAAVRRDPALGQLPLGLFGAGTGAGAVLAVAAQRPRDVAAVVSRSGRPDLAGAATLARVTAPTLLIVAGLDRQVLSLNRAAQRRIPAKNELAVVPGATHLFPEPGTLETASRLARDWFARWLGTRIHAPRRKPSNGPDAGRLAG, from the coding sequence ATGATGAAGCGTTTCCCGTCTTCCACCAGCCGGCGCTACGCCGACCGTGACGACGCCGGCCGGCAACTGGCCGAAGCGTTGGCAGACTTCCGTGGCCAGCGCCCGCTCGTGCTCGCCATCCCGCGCGGCGGAGTCCCGGTCGGGCGCATCGTCGCCGACGCGCTGGACGGCGACCTGGACGTGGTGCTGGTGCGCAAGCTCGGCTCGCCGATCAACTGCGAGGTGGCCATCGGCGCGGTCGACGAGCAGGGGCGTGTCCAGCTGACCGCCAGCGCCGGCGTGGCCGGTGCGGGCATGAGCTACGTGCGCGCAGAAGCCGCCCGTCAACTGGCGACGATCCGCAAGCGCCGTGCCGCCTACAGTCCCGGCCGTCATCCCGCCGATCCCACCGGCCGCGTGGTGATCGTGGTCGACGATGGCCTGGCCACCGGCGCGACCATGCGCGCCGCGCTGGCCGCCGTGCGCCGGCAACATCCGGCGTTGCTGGTGGCGGCGGTGCCGGTGGCGGCGCCGGAGAGCCTGGCCGAGCTGGAGGATCTCGCCGACCGTGTCGTGTGCCTGCTCGCGCCCGCGCACTTCCGCGCCGTCGGCGCTTTCTACGGCGAGTTCGAGCCGGTGGACGACACCGACGTGCTGCACCTGCTGTCGGCCCCGCCCAGGGCAGACGCCGGCCTGCCGGTCCCGCAGGCGGTCACCTTCGATCTGCCGGATGCGTGCCTGCCGGGCGACCTGGCGATGCCGCCGGATGCACGCGGGCTGGTGATCTTCGCCCACGGCAGCGGCGCCGATCGCGACAGCCCTCGTGACCGCTGCCTGGCCCATCTCCTGCAGCGCTCGGGCATGGGCACGTTGCTGTTCGACATGCTGACGCCGGAAGAGGTCATTTCGCCCGCCGCGGTATTCGACATCGCCGCGCTCGCCGACCGGCTCGCCGCGGTGGTCGCGGCGGTACGGCGCGACCCGGCGCTGGGCCAGCTTCCGCTGGGCCTGTTCGGTGCCGGCACCGGCGCCGGCGCGGTGCTGGCGGTGGCCGCGCAGCGGCCGCGCGACGTGGCCGCGGTGGTGTCGCGCAGCGGACGACCCGATCTCGCCGGCGCGGCCACGCTGGCCCGGGTGACCGCGCCCACGCTACTGATCGTGGCCGGGCTGGACCGGCAGGTGCTCTCGCTCAACCGCGCCGCACAGCGCCGCATTCCCGCCAAGAACGAACTGGCGGTGGTGCCCGGGGCGACGCACCTGTTCCCCGAGCCGGGCACCCTCGAGACTGCCTCCAGGCTCGCCCGCGACTGGTTCGCGCGCTGGCTGGGCACGCGCATCCACGCACCGCGCCGCAAGCCGTCCAACGGCCCCGATGCGGGCCGGCTTGCCGGCTAG
- a CDS encoding dodecin family protein, which produces MSVAKVIEIISESPDSVEDAVQQGLERAARTLDGIKGAWISETKVVTGPDGKIQAWRVCMRVSFVIG; this is translated from the coding sequence ATGAGCGTCGCCAAGGTCATCGAAATCATTTCCGAATCTCCCGACAGCGTCGAAGACGCCGTACAGCAGGGCCTGGAGCGCGCGGCCCGGACGCTGGACGGGATCAAGGGCGCATGGATCAGCGAGACCAAGGTCGTCACCGGGCCGGACGGCAAGATCCAGGCGTGGCGCGTGTGCATGCGGGTCAGCTTCGTGATCGGCTGA
- a CDS encoding OsmC family protein has product MSEAQTVEISLTQVGDYEFNVRFDGTAIGELATDEPPPLGQGHGPNPSRLLATAVANCLAASLLFALRKFGNTPAPLTAKARATIARNAGGRWRVPRIEVDLQLADAADSLDHLDRVLAQFEDFCVVTGSVRQGVEVDVRVLDPAGVALPLRADR; this is encoded by the coding sequence GTGAGCGAGGCACAGACGGTCGAGATCAGCCTGACCCAGGTAGGCGATTACGAGTTCAACGTGCGCTTCGACGGCACCGCGATAGGCGAGCTGGCGACCGACGAGCCGCCGCCGCTGGGACAGGGCCACGGCCCCAACCCGTCGCGCCTGCTGGCCACGGCGGTCGCCAACTGCCTGGCGGCCAGCCTGCTGTTCGCGCTGCGCAAGTTCGGCAACACGCCGGCGCCGTTGACCGCGAAGGCGCGCGCGACCATCGCCCGCAACGCGGGCGGGCGCTGGCGCGTGCCGCGCATCGAGGTCGACCTGCAGCTCGCCGATGCTGCCGACTCGCTCGACCACCTCGACCGCGTGCTGGCGCAGTTCGAGGACTTCTGCGTGGTTACCGGCAGCGTGCGCCAGGGCGTCGAGGTCGACGTGCGCGTGCTCGATCCGGCGGGCGTGGCCTTGCCCCTGCGCGCCGATCGCTGA